The Chitinophaga caeni genome segment CTTATTTTTGAATATTCTACCAACTTAATGATTTGTCATACTCAACAATTTTCGGGATTATATAATCTTCCTTGTTTTTTCGATATGAACACTTAATTCTCTATTTGTAAGGCAATGTTCAATTTAATTGTATTGCGCTCAAAAAAATTATTTTCGACTAAAGTATCTGTTACCAAAAATCATGAACTATATTTTAAACTAATTTGACATTTTGAAACGATAACTATTAAAATAATAGCATTGAAATTATAAATTTTAAAATGAGTATCAATTGATATTTCAGAAAGATTTTTGTTGATATAGGAAACTCATCAATTATTGATAATAGTAGTCAGCAATAATATTTTTTTTAGTTGAGTGTCACATGTTAGTCTCCTTCCCAATATTTAAGACACCTCAACGATCTACCCTTATTCAAATTATTTCCGTTTGTAGGCACTAAAAATGCTTTATTAATTAATTCCTAATTCTACTATACTATTCCAATTCATAATAGATCCTTCCATAATAGGGATTTGAATCTGATCCCGGCTCATTAAGAGCTCGCGTAATTCCATACGAGAGACTGGATGGTGATGAAGAGTAAATATCTACTTTGGGTTTCCCAACGTAATCAATATATGGTGCATCCCAAGGTGTGTAAATATCTGTGTCTTCAACATAAATAGCACAAATATATCCAGCGCCATAACATTCTGGCTCGTCATATGATATTGTGTAGTTAGTTGGCACATAAGGATCACTATATGGAGCCAATACAAATAATACCACTGAGTAATTATGAGTTTTTGAAAAAGAATTCCATGTCAGGAATGTCGTAGCTATTAATGTTATGGAATATATAATTGACTTAATCATAGCGAATAGTTTTAGAAATACTCTGCAATTCTGATTAACCATCCATTCATATTACTATTTTTCTAAATATTAATTCTGAGTTACCTTTTTACTCTTGTTAGCTAACAATGCTATAAGTCCAATTGCTATAAAAAACAGATTGAATACAATGTGTTGATCCCATGTAAATCTTGATATTATCCCGCCACAACTACATGGCACTTTATCTGCGAATGTGATCATGCCAATCAGGTACACAGTAAAAATTGTAATTAGTAAAAATGAGGCTTTAAGAGCTATTCTTCTTGATCGCTCAAAGACGAATAGTAATGATATTATTAATTCTATCCCTGGTATTAAAATGGCCATATATTTCCCATAACCACCCAACAAAGGAGATTGATTAAGCTGGTATACGAAAGATTCAAAATGAAAAAGTTTCGATAAAGCAGCGTATGTCCAAAGTATTATAAATGCCAAACTTATTCCGTCTACAATTCTTGAATTTTTCAGGGACATTTTACTCACTTTAATAGTTAACCAAAGTACACTTTTGAGAACCAAGGCTTAATAAAACCTCGAATGCTCATCGATGACAACAATAACAAAGCTATTAACTAACACTTGAAGAAAAACCGCAGTCACTCAATTTTCTTTCAAAATTTGAATTAGAATATTAAAATCATTCACATCCATTTTCTTTAATAGTATTCTTCTTTCTGAAATTTGGAACGTTTAGTCTACTACAATGATTTAATTGAGATCCTTTTTAAATGTCCAGTTTGATAGAAATTGCTAGGAGTTATCGTTGTTTTGTTTCCATAAGAATTTAAAACCGCTAATTGTTTTTTCCTTAATCGATATAAGGTTTTGTATCTTTATTGATTTATCAATCAAATTGAAATATCGTTTATTTGCAATGGAATTAACAACTAAAGTGATTATAAGTATATTCAATTTTGTGGTGTACTTGCCAGTTTATTGTAGGAAAATTTATATTTCTTAATATATCCGAACTATTTATCACCCTTTTTCCAACCTAATAACATATATATATGTATAATTAAGAAGATCATAAACATTATCGCTCGTATTCTTGCGAGTGATTTCTTTACTGAAGTAAGACCGCACTTAAATGATTTAAATTTGAGGTAGTAACAGTTCAAGGCTGAACTGTTTCTTAAAAATTTTCATGAAGAAGCAATGGGAGACTGACTTTTCAGTTTCCCTTTTTTTATTAGCTATTCATCGGTAATAATAACGTGTCAAATTTTGAGATTTTCCAAGGAAAAGACTTTTTCATGTTCAGACTGATATTCCTCAGCATCGTTTTTGGTTAATTTTATCTTGAGTCTAACAATGGTAATGTGTAATTACTGTTGATAAAATCATGAATCCTAAATGGTTGAGGGCTGTTTTTTCAGCCCTCTATTCATTTCCGCTCCTATTTCTTCATTTGGGTTATTAAACAAAAGAATATTTGATAGTTACAACAAGTCATGTATATCATTAAAAATAAATATTTAATAAATTAAAAAAATAAAAATATAAAAATACCTCGAAAATATTCTCACCCTTTTTATGCAAAAAACACATCTATAATAAAGTAAAGAAACTAATGTTCGTGACCTTTTATTATTAAAATGCAGAAATCGTTTTTTATACTGTGTCTGGCAGTTTTATTTCCATTCTATTTATCAGCACAGAAATCGGGGAATTACTTCCAAGAAATCTATTCGAGAATGTTCGATTCCCGGGGTGCTCTGTACAATGGGCCGGCGTATAATTCTTACTACGATCCCCAAATTTACGACAACAAGCACCCCTTCATGGGAACGGGGGAATTCGTCTACGGTTGTGTCGTGTACGACGGCAGATCTTACGAGGATGTACTCATGCAGTACGACATGGTGCAGGACGAATGTATCGTGGCTTACAGGGATGAGCGGGCGAAAATCACGCTGCGTAAAAACTTGGTGAGCGAGTTCAACATCGATGGGAAACGCTTCGTAAACGTACCCGCAGCTCCCGGGTTAAAAGCAGGTTACTACCAGGAGATTTACAGCGGCAATTCCCGCATCCTGGCACGGTACCAGAAGAACTACCGCAGCAGGGTACCATACGGTAACAGGGTGTGGAGCTTTATCGATGATGTACCGGTAACCTACTTCCTCTATTACGGTGGCACGTACCGCTCTTTCGAAGATGAAATCACCTTGTTCCGCGCCTTGAAAGAACGGAAAAAGGATCTCCGCAAGTTTATAGATGACAGGGCTATTTCTATCAACCTTGACCCTATCTATTCCTTTATCTTGATCGGGAAATACCTCGACGGTTTTTTCGGGGATGCTGAAAATGTAAACGGGCAATAAACATTGTTTGTATGACTTATTATCCAAAATCTAATTGAACTTTTTCCATGAAGTGTTTATACACGGTATTACTTATCGTGGGCGGTAGCATTGCCGTTACTGCCCAATCGAAAAAATCGCTGGATGGCAAGGTCAGCCTGGAGCTCGACAGCGTGAAGATCTCCGCCTTGGTGAATGCCATCGAGCGGCAACAACCCGTATTTTTTTATTACGATAGCGCCGGGTTATCCGGTATCAACCTCAGCGTTCACGTGAAGGATAAACCCCTGGACGAAGCGCTTTCGATCGCTTTCGATACCCCGGGGCTCTTCTTTTCCGCCGATGACGACGGGCATATTTTTATCACGGTGGGCCAAGCTATCAGCATGAACCCCGGCACCACCACCCTGAAGCCGGGCGGGGCGGCAGCGACCTTACCGGGACGTGCCCTGCAAACGGCAAGCCCGCCTACCGCCGGTACTTTCGTACCCCCGGCGAGGCTCTCTTCGGAAGACAATAAACTCTACACCATAGGCACCGCTTCCGACCATTACGGCGAAGGCAAGGCCACGCTCTCCGGCTATATACGCCATAATGAAACCGGGGAGGGTATCAGCGGCGCTTCCATCGCCGTGGAAGGCACACCGCTGCGCGTGATCAGTGACCAGTACGGTTATTACGTGGTTACCCTGCCCAGGGGGGCGAGGGTACTGCACGTCAGCTACCTCGGCATGGCCGATACCCGCCGCAAGCTGCGCGTGTTCGGGGATGGCAAACTCAATGTCCGCATGGATAATTACGTCACCGCGCTCAAGGAAGTGCGGATCTCCGGCGAGAAATCTTCCAACGTGCGTTCCACCGTGGTCGGTATGCAGAAGGTCGATATCAAGACCGTCAAGGAATTGCCGCGGCTGATGGGCGAGGCCGACGTGGTGCGCGTGCTGCAAACCCTGCCCGGCGTAACCAGCGTGGGCGAAGGCAGCACGGGCATGAACGTGCGCGGCGGCGCCGTGGACCAGAACCTCGTCATGTTCGACGGTGCGACCATCTTTAGCCCCTCGCATTTCTTCGGTTTCTTCTCGGGATTCAACGCGGGGGTGGTCAAGGATGCCGAGCTTTACAAGAGCAGCATACCCGCGCGTTACGGCGGCAGGCTTTC includes the following:
- a CDS encoding MauE/DoxX family redox-associated membrane protein, whose product is MSLKNSRIVDGISLAFIILWTYAALSKLFHFESFVYQLNQSPLLGGYGKYMAILIPGIELIISLLFVFERSRRIALKASFLLITIFTVYLIGMITFADKVPCSCGGIISRFTWDQHIVFNLFFIAIGLIALLANKSKKVTQN